A genomic region of Nostoc sp. UHCC 0702 contains the following coding sequences:
- a CDS encoding DUF2207 domain-containing protein, with the protein MSSKLIQKFSLFLSAIFFSLILSINHVTANSVPFYWEFINVDIAVQDNGDMLISETQKYTFTDDYNNQRYRYIPLDKVDKITDVAVLENGRVLFSETGIENNQLWIRWSHQLKPPESHTFVLKYRVIGGLQVNNNDAQVYWKAIFAERKAAIKQAKVRVELPEKVASSIKNFQSFGASANVRQVDTTTIEFVTQQAIEPQQELEVQVTFDSRGTDIKAPQWQNGSSEFSSFLIWVAAVICFWIWSFWICKLLTENSSGSGSNSGRDASKFRRSGGGSGGGDSGSSWGDGGGGGGDGGGGGGDGGGGGGDGGGGGGGD; encoded by the coding sequence ATGTCGAGTAAATTGATCCAAAAATTTTCACTCTTTTTGAGCGCTATCTTTTTCAGCCTCATACTTTCTATCAATCATGTCACAGCTAATTCAGTACCTTTTTACTGGGAATTTATTAATGTTGATATTGCCGTTCAGGATAATGGCGATATGTTAATTTCTGAAACTCAGAAATATACTTTTACTGACGATTATAATAATCAACGTTATCGATACATTCCACTTGATAAAGTAGACAAAATTACCGATGTTGCTGTTTTAGAAAATGGTAGAGTCTTGTTTAGCGAAACAGGTATTGAAAACAATCAACTTTGGATTAGATGGTCACATCAACTAAAACCACCCGAAAGTCATACTTTTGTCTTGAAATATCGCGTAATTGGAGGATTACAAGTAAATAACAATGATGCTCAAGTATACTGGAAAGCTATCTTCGCTGAGCGTAAAGCTGCTATCAAACAGGCAAAAGTGCGAGTTGAACTTCCTGAAAAAGTAGCTAGTAGTATCAAAAATTTCCAGAGTTTTGGAGCTTCTGCAAATGTTCGCCAAGTCGATACTACAACCATTGAGTTTGTTACTCAACAGGCTATTGAACCGCAACAAGAGCTAGAAGTTCAGGTGACTTTTGATTCTAGAGGTACTGACATAAAAGCTCCTCAATGGCAAAATGGCTCCTCAGAATTTTCCTCTTTTTTGATTTGGGTTGCTGCGGTAATTTGCTTTTGGATATGGAGCTTTTGGATATGCAAATTGCTTACTGAAAATAGCAGTGGTAGTGGCAGTAACTCTGGTCGTGATGCCAGTAAATTTCGTCGTAGTGGCGGTGGTAGTGGCGGCGGTGATAGCGGCAGTAGTTGGGGCGATGGCGGGGGCGGTGGTGGCGATGGCGGGGGCGGTGGTGGCGATGGCGGGGGCGGTGGTGGCGATGGCGGTGGTGGCGGTGGCGGCGATTAA
- a CDS encoding homoserine kinase: MSVVSGITVTVPATTSNLGPGFDCIGAALPLYNEFKFTGIEEGGLIIHVTGAEAERVQTDESNLLYQAFLKLYQYIEQTPPSVNIEIQLGVPLARGLGSSATAIIGGLVAANQLAGAPLSQLQVMELAIAMEGHPDNVVPALLGGCRLAATNNAAWEICDIPWHQDIVTVVAIPDFELSTQEARRVLPTEVSRADAIFNTAHLGLLLRGLETGKEEWLQAALQDKLHQPYRQALIPGYDAVNAAAVAAGAYGMVISGAGPTLLALTNPANSQATELAMAAAWEAAGIRATVRSLSLDNQGAVFTKDKPA; this comes from the coding sequence ATGTCTGTTGTTTCTGGTATTACTGTCACCGTTCCCGCCACAACTTCTAATTTGGGGCCTGGTTTTGATTGTATTGGCGCAGCTTTACCGCTTTACAATGAGTTTAAGTTCACTGGCATTGAAGAAGGCGGGTTAATTATTCATGTCACAGGTGCAGAAGCTGAACGAGTGCAAACTGATGAAAGTAATCTGCTTTATCAGGCATTTTTGAAGTTATATCAATATATAGAGCAAACTCCGCCATCGGTGAACATAGAGATTCAGTTGGGTGTACCACTGGCGCGGGGTTTGGGAAGTTCGGCGACGGCGATTATTGGCGGGTTGGTCGCTGCTAATCAATTGGCGGGTGCGCCTTTGTCTCAGTTGCAGGTGATGGAATTAGCGATCGCAATGGAAGGACATCCTGATAATGTAGTTCCGGCTTTATTGGGAGGATGTCGTCTGGCTGCTACCAATAACGCAGCTTGGGAAATTTGTGATATTCCCTGGCATCAGGATATTGTAACAGTAGTGGCGATTCCTGATTTTGAGCTTTCCACTCAAGAGGCGCGGCGGGTTTTGCCGACTGAAGTCAGTCGTGCAGATGCAATTTTTAATACGGCGCATCTAGGCTTATTGTTGCGCGGTTTGGAAACTGGCAAGGAAGAATGGTTACAAGCAGCTTTACAAGATAAGTTGCATCAGCCTTATCGCCAAGCTTTGATTCCTGGTTACGATGCGGTGAATGCAGCGGCGGTGGCTGCTGGTGCTTATGGCATGGTGATTAGTGGTGCAGGGCCGACACTGTTAGCTTTAACAAATCCTGCCAACTCCCAAGCAACAGAACTGGCAATGGCAGCGGCTTGGGAAGCAGCAGGAATTAGGGCGACAGTGCGATCGCTTTCTTTAGATAACCAAGGCGCAGTTTTCACCAAGGATAAACCCGCATGA